A stretch of the Nicotiana tabacum cultivar K326 chromosome 6, ASM71507v2, whole genome shotgun sequence genome encodes the following:
- the LOC107766290 gene encoding receptor-like serine/threonine-protein kinase At4g25390, with product MPSRELRSLPPTPTLSQPVHRQRHHLLPPLAGGIAAAASLLILFTFCFRKISHKKTVPSSDSESNKKPPHRFSYSSLRRATSNFSPALRLGQGGFGSVYSGTLKSPTSNNVSVAVKVMDSGSLQGEREFQNELFLSGKIYSKYIVSTIGFSSDKRGRRMLLVYELLSNGSLQDCLLHRKCSELKDWKKRYSIALDIAKGLEYLHHFCDPAVIHGDIKPSNILLDDNFNAKIGDFGLARLKSEDQVEIEVKKESPVGGNGVVEDNGSVAEETESVSVVTVNGFEEFHRGVEQSPESVVIGVELSPEAHVVSPRTVADMVSPSEGIEKTSLSEGIFDRSSIDSGIEIGDKKSGVKKNKKKKSVTGKDWWWKQDTGGTDSGVVKDYVMEWIGNEIKKERPKTEWIGASSSSGVVGKTEKKKHKKRLDWWVSLDDEKNVKKEKRRPAREWWKEEYCEELARKKKKKKKQQGGIGSVSDDCHSDSWWPRDDELYADRKKKRSRSRSSKSSMDWWLDGFSSELRRARKNSYDSASGEIPKSGGISSTPSMRGTVCYVAPEYGSCGDLSEKCDVYSYGVLLLVLIAGRRPLQVTGSPMSEFQRANLLSWARHLARAGKLLDLVDQSVESLDKEQALLCITVALRCLQKSPARRPSMKEVVGMLSGDLEAPQLPVELSPSPPSRFPFKSHKKVR from the coding sequence ATGCCATCTCGCGAACTCCGTTCTTTACCGCCGACGCCGACGCTGTCTCAACCAGTTCACCGTCAGAGACACCACCTCCTTCCACCACTTGCCGGAGGTATCGCCGCCGCAGCCTCCCTCCTTATTCTCTTCACTTTCTGCTTCCGAAAAATTAGCCATAAGAAAACCGTCCCATCTTCCGACTCCGAGTCAAATAAAAAACCCCCTCACCGGTTCTCCTACTCCTCTCTCCGACGCGCCACTTCCAACTTCTCTCCAGCTCTTCGCTTGGGCCAAGGCGGGTTTGGATCAGTCTACAGCGGAACTCTCAAAAGCCCAACTTCCAATAATGTTTCAGTGGCCGTTAAAGTCATGGATTCAGGGTCCTTACAAGGCGAGCGCGAATTCCAAAATGAGCTGTTCTTATCTGGTAAAATCTACTCTAAATACATAGTATCTACAATCGGTTTCTCTTCAGACAAAAGAGGCCGCCGTATGTTACTTGTTTACGAGCTTTTGTCTAACGGAAGTTTACAAGACTGCCTTTTGCATCGCAAGTGCAGTGAATTAAAAGATTGGAAAAAGAGGTATTCAATTGCTCTTGATATAGCTAAAGGGTTAGAGTATTTGCACCATTTCTGTGACCCAGCAGTGATTCACGGCGATATTAAGCCGAGTAATATTTTATTGGATGATAATTTTAATGCAAAAATTGGTGATTTTGGGTTGGCACGGTTGAAATCAGAGGATCAGGTTGAAATTGAAGTGAAAAAGGAGAGTCCTGTAGGAGGAAATGGGGTAGTTGAGGATAATGGGTCGGTGGCTGAGGAAACGGAGAGTGTGAGTGTGGTTACTGTTAATGGTTTTGAGGAGTTTCACAGAGGAGTTGAGCAGTCGCCGGAGAGTGTTGTTATTGGGGTGGAATTGTCACCTGAGGCCCATGTGGTATCTCCAAGAACGGTGGCGGATATGGTGTCCCCATCTGAGGGCATAGAAAAAACGAGTCTTTCAGAGGGTATTTTTGATAGGTCCAGTATAGACAGTGGGATTGAGATTGGTGATAAGAAGAGTGGGgtgaagaagaataagaagaagaaaagtgtTACTGGCAAAGACTGGTGGTGGAAGCAAGATACTGGTGGGACGGATTCAGGAGTGGTGAAGGATTATGTAATGGAATGGATTGGGAATGAGATCAAGAAGGAGAGGCCAAAGACTGAGTGGATTGGGGCTTCGTCGAGTTCAGGAGTGGTTGGTAAAACAGAAAAGAAGAAGCATAAGAAGCGATTAGATTGGTGGGTTTCTTTAGATGATGAAAAGAATGTGAAAAAGGAGAAGAGGAGGCCTGCAAGGGAGTGGTGGAAGGAGGAGTATTGTGAGGAGCTTGccaggaagaaaaagaaaaagaagaagcaacAGGGTGGAATAGGTTCAGTTAGTGATGATTGTCATAGTGACTCTTGGTGGCCAAGGGATGATGAATTGTATGCTGataggaagaagaaaaggagTAGGAGCAGAAGCAGTAAGAGTAGCATGGATTGGTGGTTGGATGGATTTAGTAGCGAGCTTCGGAGAGCTCGGAAGAATAGTTATGATTCTGCTAGTGGGGAGATACCTAAAAGTGGTGGCATCAGTAGCACTCCAAGCATGAGAGGAACTGTGTGTTATGTTGCACCAGAGTATGGTAGCTGTGGTGATCTATCTGAAAAGTGTGATGTTTATAGCTATGGGGTGCTTTTGTTAGTTCTTATTGCTGGGCGTAGGCCACTTCAGGTGACAGGGTCGCCCATGTCTGAATTTCAACGTGCTAATCTTCTCTCTTGGGCACGTCACCTTGCCCGAGCAGGGAAGCTTCTTGATCTGGTTGATCAGTCTGTTGAATCATTAGACAAAGAACAAGCATTACTCTGCATTACTGTTGCCCTGCGCTGCTTGCAGAAGTCACCTGCCCGTCGTCCATCAATGAAAGAAGTAGTGGGGATGCTCTCTGGAGATTTAGAAGCTCCTCAACTACCAGTTGAACTTTCACCCTCGCCCCCCTCCCGCTTCCCATTCAAGTCCCACAAGAAGGTTCGGTGA